Proteins found in one Miscanthus floridulus cultivar M001 chromosome 4, ASM1932011v1, whole genome shotgun sequence genomic segment:
- the LOC136550725 gene encoding uncharacterized protein: MGDRSVGNGGGGGDRITYPSLTATNYTSWSIRAQAIMEDQGVWEVMEPPEGTSEQGAVTAAAAKTKDKKKTGKEVWDSLKARFVGEERVKEERLHTLKSEFDGLRMKEDDMIDGYAGMSVRYANLGGTLDDAALVKKLFDTVRERYINVVTRIEQFYDLKKLAFDEAVGRLKAYEERTKQGATGARPDTEEPVLLERTSHQVQVGGTLNFDMEQLKLFFTGDEGSTREIWYVDNGASNHMTGDRLKFRYFDQTFTAEQMIDRPYGGDTDGVEQHKPAGDDDE, translated from the exons ATGGGAGACCGGAGCGTCGGCaatggaggcggaggcggcgaccGGATCACGTATCCGTCGCTCACCGCAACCAATTACACCAGTTGGAGCATCCGTGCTCAGGCAATTATGGAGGATCAAGGCGTTTGGGAAGTCATGGAGCCGCCGGAGGGGACGTCCGAGCAGGGCgcggtgacggcggcggcggcgaagacgAAGGACAAGAAG AAGACTGGGAAAGAAGTCTGGGACTCGCTAAAGGCGAGGTTCGTCGGCGAAGAGCGGGTGAAGGAGGAGAGGCTGCATACGCTGAAGAGTGAGTTCGACGGATTGAGGATGAAGGAGGATGATATGATCGATGGGTATGCGGGGATGTCAGTGAGGTATGCCAATTTAGGTGGCACGTTGGATGATGCCGCATTAGTGAAGAAGTTGTTTGACACTGTGCGGGAGCGCTACATCAACGTGGTCACCAGGATCGAACAATTTTATGATCTCAAGAAGTTGGCGTTTGATGAAGCTGTAGGGCGCTTGAAGGCGTATGAGGAGCGCACCAAGCAGGGAGCGACGGGTGCGAGACCTGACACCG AGGAGCCAGTACTGCTCGAGCGCACGTCTCATCAGGTTCAGGTGGGAGGCACCCTGAACTTTGACATGGAGCAGCTGAAGCTTTTCTTCACCGGTGATGAGGGATCCACTAGGGAGATCTGGTACGTGGACAATGGTGCCAGTAACCACATGACGGGAGATCGCCTGAAGTTCAGATATTTCGACCAAACATTCACTG CAGAGCAGATGATTGACCGACCATACGGAGGAGATACAGACGGGGTAGAGCAGCACAAGCCGGCCGGCGACGACGATGAATGA